The Thermoplasmata archaeon DNA segment AGAATGTGTGCAAAGGTGGACAACAATTGTGTCCAGGATGGACATGAACTCTACCATCATGTTATGGTGGTTGCAGAAAGCGGGGACTGGTGCGTGATTCAGCAGGGGATGCACAAGGAAAGGAATTACGCAAGGAGATACCACTGGTTTCAGCCAGAAAAATTCGTGGTTGAGCCACATGCTGGGATAGTTGGAGAGAGGATAGAGAATGTCCTTGATTTAACAGCTAAGCAAAGTGTGGAAGTCCAGAAGACCAGTGTTGACCTTGTCTGTGATGATTTTGAGAGATTACCGAGGTACCTTGCCTCTCTCACCCATCAAAGCACACTTGAGGATTTTGTTGATGGGCATCCAGTTAAACTTGAGAAATTGCAAATGCCGCTCAATGTGAACTGGGAGGTTTTGAAAAGAGTTTATGAATTCCAGCCCAGAAATTTTGAGGAACTTGTTGAGTTTAAAGGTGTGGGTGTCAGCACACTCCGTGCCCTTGCCCTGATCAGTGAAATTATTTTTGGAAAGGAACCGAGCTGGAAAGACCCTGTGAGGTTTTCGTTTGCAGTGGGCGGCAAGGACGGTGTGCCCTACCCTGTTGACAGAAAAGCAATGGACGAATCAACAAGGTTTTTGATAGAGACGATAGAAGGGGCGAAAATTGGGAAAAAGGAAAAGCTTGAAGCGCTAAAAAGGTTGCCAGAAATAAAAGAATAAAAGAGTTTAGAGCTGGAAAAGCTCATGGGCAATTGCATGCTGGCTCTTGTATGAGGGGTTTGTGATAGCACATACGATGTAATATTCGCCGCTGTCAACCGAGAAGCCAGTGTTTGAATTCAATGTCCAGTGATGCACACCATAGCTTCCAGGTGAGAGCGAGTACTTCTTTGAAGTTGTGTAGGCATAGACCACATCCCCGTTTGAGTTGTACACATAGAAGTGGAAGTAGCCAGTTATTGTAGTTGTTCCAGAATTCCAGACATAGATTTCCGCCCTGTTTGCTGTCTGGTTCATCACTGTTATTGTGTAGATTGATTTTGTGCTTCCAACCCCTATTTTGAAGGTTGCCAGTGCAAATTCACCAGCAAACCTTGCCTTGACCACATATTCATCCTCTGCAACCAGATTGCCATTTCCATCTTTCTGGTCCCAGTAGAAGCTTATGGATTGTGAGGGTTGAAGTGTGTAGAGCACTGTGAGAGTGGGCACAGCAGCAACAAAGGCACCATCCTTCTTGTGGATGGTTACAGAAGGAGTGTCCATCATTTCTATACTCCCTGTGTTTGTGAGTACGAAACCTACACCCTGCCCTCTCTCATAGTAGTTCTTCTCAACTGCAATTGAGATTGCTCCCTCTCCATTTCCTGTAGCCACTGTCTTTGGAAGGCATAGCACTGCAAGTGCACCTGCGAATAGAAGTCCGAGCACCAAAGCCAGACCGAATTTGATTTTTCCATTCATGGTTATCACAAAACCGCCTACAGGCAGGGGGTATTTATAATTTACTACACTGTGTAGTTAATCTCTCTTTCGCTTCCTCCAGAAAACAACTGGTGCAATCAAAAATACGAACAGGGCAAGGAATGAGAGATCACCACTTTCCGCTATCTCTGCATGATATATTGCAGTGAGGGAATTTGCGGTGCTGCTATTTTCAGCCCATAGTGAGAGGGCAGAACTCTTGTTTGTGACCACCAGACAGCCAGGATAAACTCTAACCTCTCCATCATTGTCATTCACACGGAGCGGAGAAAGCCATGTCTGGCCATTGTTTGTTGTGTTTGAATATGAAATATTTGCTTTTGTTCCCGTGATGTTGATAAATGCAATGTTTGCGAATGCACCGTTTGCAGCCACTGACGGGAAGAGTTCATCATTGGTTGAAAGGGCAACAGCTGAGAGCCCTGGGCTTGTAGCAAATTCATCGGTAGACCAGAAACAGTAGATGTCGCGGTCCCCATAGGTATCATCCTGGAATGCCACATATCCGTAATTTCCGCTGATGGAAATTGATGGATACATTTCGTTTTCAGCCCATGGAGTGTACCAGCCATTCCAGTTCTCGCCATCTGCAGAATAATACCAAGTTATGTTGTAATTTCCACCCGTTTCATTTTGGAATGCTATGAATACATAATTTGCATTAATCCCGGCACTTGGGTTTCTCTCATCTGTTGTTGTCTCGTTAAAATAGAAGTAACCATTCCATGTATTTCCTCCATCTGTTGAATTCACAAACCCAATGTCATACTTCCCAGGATTTGTGGTGCTCTCATTTTCATAGAAAATATACACTATATCATTATAGGCAACAATTGAGGGGTTCTTCCATTTTGATGAATCCCAGCCAGGAATATAATATTCGGCCCAGACATTACTCGCATTAGTGTATTTCCCAAATGAGAATGTAGCATTTTCGTAAGCAACATAAATATTCTGGGTAATTGGGTCTACGCATATGGAAGGATTTGTCACATTTGTTGTTGTGCTGTTTTTGCTCCAAGAGGTGGCCCATGCGCTTGTAAGTCCCTCTATACCTGCTCTCACAAAAACTCCGTGCGATGTTTCGGAATTATTTTGCTGGTATGCAACATAAATTGTTCCGTTTGCAGCTACACAGGCAGATGGATTGCTTCCATTTAGTTTCGGTGAGGTGCCAAGGATATTTGTGTCTGAGGTAAATGGTGCATCAAGGATATCAATTCCTCCTGATTTCGTCTCCACAACAGGAGAAACAACCACTTTTGTTTGGGCATGTGGTAACGGGTCAACTGTTAGCGTTGCACTTGCCCTTCCTATGGGATTACTCTCATTTGTATAGTCCTTGTTCTCCTTCCAGTCGGATGTGACAAATACCATTGAGGCATTTTCGTCTATCATCAGCTTCACTTCAATCTGGTAGTTATCAATTTCTGCTGCCACATATCCGGCAAATTCCCAATCTCCAGAGGCATTAAAAACAAAATATTTCTTTGAAAGAATTTTTCCATTTTTGCCATTTATCTCAACAAAATAATTTGCAAGAATGTGTCCTATCTTGTAGCCGACAGGAGGCGAACCCTTCTGGATGTAGATGCTGACAAAGTCGGTAGCATTCAGTGGTGGCGAAGGAATCACGCCACCCCCACCAGACCCTGAAATCTTGACTGGGCCAGTGTATGGCACATCAATTCCACCAAGCAAATTTTGTTCAA contains these protein-coding regions:
- a CDS encoding DUF763 domain-containing protein, whose product is MRTGFADLPLHGGSAPRWLFERMVKLEGAIAEVIVEEYGTAELLRRLSSPHWFQAFACAVGFDWHSSGTTTVTCGALKEALALKNLGVRVAGGKGATSRATQQEIVKIGDEFSFTGRKIDELRRASRMCAKVDNNCVQDGHELYHHVMVVAESGDWCVIQQGMHKERNYARRYHWFQPEKFVVEPHAGIVGERIENVLDLTAKQSVEVQKTSVDLVCDDFERLPRYLASLTHQSTLEDFVDGHPVKLEKLQMPLNVNWEVLKRVYEFQPRNFEELVEFKGVGVSTLRALALISEIIFGKEPSWKDPVRFSFAVGGKDGVPYPVDRKAMDESTRFLIETIEGAKIGKKEKLEALKRLPEIKE